CCCGGGCGAGATCGTCTGTCTGTTAGGGCCCAGTGGCTGTGGCAAATCCTCCTTGCTGCAAGCGATCGCCTGCCTCCAAAGCATTGATGCCGGCGAAATTCAGTTTCTGGGTCAGCCGCTGCGTCAGCCACATCCGCGCATTGGCTTTGTCTTCCAAGAACCGGCGCTGCTGCCTTGGCAGACCGTCTGGCAAAACGTCTCCTTTGGCTTGGAACTGAAACAGGGGCCACAGCTAAGTGACAGTCAGCGGCGATCGCGAATTAGTGAAGCCCTAGAACGAGTTGGGCTAGCTGGCTCTGAACGCGCCTATCCTCGGCAGCTCTCAGGCGGCATGGCCCAGCGGGTGGCTCTTGCCCGTGCTTTGGCTCGCCATCCCCATCTGCTGTTGCTAGATGAGCCCTTCGCGGCTCTGGATGCGATCCATCGCTTGGAAATGCAGAAGCTGCTGCTGGAGGCGATCGCAGGACAAACCGAAGCCGTGTTGATGGTCACCCACGACCTCGATGAAGCCTTGCTACTGGGCGATCGCGTCATCCTGATGCATCGCAACCCCGGTCGCTTCGGTCAGCAGTGGATCATTCCCCAGCCGCGTCCGCGGTTTCATTGCCTGACTGACCTCAGTGGCTTGCGTGCCGAAATCCTGCAAGCCCTCTCCGATTCCCTGACTCCGTAATTCTTACTCGCTGAGTTAACGACCATGATTCATCCGCCGTTCTGCCAATGCTGCGGCCTGTCCCGCCGCCAATTCCTCAAGCTTTCAGGCTTGTTTACAGGGTCTCTCGCTCTTGCTGCAGGCTGCCGTCCGGGCAATGAAACCTCAACCGCACCCAGTAGCCCTGCCAATGACCAGCCCCTCAAAATTGGCTATCTGCCGATTACCGATGCGGCACCCCTCCTGATCGGTCATTCTCAAAAGTTCTTTGAACAGGAAGGGTTACAGGTTGAAGCCCCAACCCTGTTCCGCTCTTGGCCCCAGATTATCGAGGCATTTATCGCCCGGAAGGTGAACGCCATTCACATCCTGATGCCCGCCACTATTTCGCTGCGCTATGGCCGGAACTTCCCTGCCAAGGTGGTTGCTTGGAACCACACCAATGGCTCAGCCCTAACGGTGGGGCCGAGTGTCAACAAGGTTGAAGACTTAGCCGGTCGCACGATCGCAGTGCCCTTTTGGTACTCCGTCCATAACGTTGTGCTGCAACAAGTGCTGCAAGACACAGGGCTAAAAGTAGTGCGTCGTCCTCGGGAAGCAGCGATCGCAGACGATGAAGTCAACTTGGTGGTGCTACCCCCGCCAGACATGATTTCAGCCTTAGCCAACGACAGCATTGGCGGCTACATCGTGGCCGATCCATTTAATGCCGCCGCTGAAAAACGCAAGGTTGGCAAGATTCTCCGCTTCACCGGTGATGTCTGGAAAGATCACGCCTGCTGTGTGATTTTCATGCACGAAGACGACCTTAAAGAACGGCCAGAATGGGCGCAGCGAGTCGTCAATGGCTTGGTGGCTTCCCAAGCGTGGATGCGCGATCGCCGCCAAGAAGTTGCCGAAATTCTTTCCAAGGATGGAGTCGGCAAGTATACGCCCCACCCACTACCCATCCTGCAGCAGGCGCTGACTGCCTACAGCCCCGAAGTCTATGGCCCCATCGGAGCTATTCGCCATGCCGATTGGGGCAGCGATCGCATTGACTTCCAGCCCTATCCCTTCCCGTCCTACACCGAGAAGTTAGTCACGCTGCTGCAACAAACTCAAGTTGAAGGCGAGCGAACCTTCCTCGATCAACTCTCGCCCCAGCAGGTCGCCACCGATTTAGTGGATGACTCTTTTGTCCGAAAAGCGATCGCGGCAAAGGGTGGCCCCGCTCAATTTGGCTTGACTCCCGACTTCCGTCGTCAAGAAGTCTTCCAGGTCAGTTGAGATGACGATTAGCCTGCGATCGCGCCGCCCCTGGTTCTCTGGTTGGCAGCGAATTATCCAGTGGATTCCTTATCCCTTGCGAGGGCTGCTGTTAGGACTGTTGATCTGGAGTGCTTTGACCTCCGCTTGGATCAACCCTGATCCGGTGTGGCAGGCCTTTGCCCCTGAATCAGCGATCGCGGCTTTAGGGAAATTGCTGTTCAACGGCACGCTCTGGCCACACATCGGTGCAAGCCTGCAACGAGTGGCCGTGGGCTTATTGGCAGCGATCACGGTTGGGGTTCCGATTGGTTTGCTGTTTGGGCTGGTGCCAACAATCGAGCGATCGGCAACCGGAGCATTGCAGTTCATCCGCATGATCTCGCCCCTGTCCTGGATGCCGATTGCCGTCATGGCCTTTGGTATTGGTGATCTACCGGTCTATTTCTTGCTAGCGATCGCTGCCGTCTGGCCAATTCTGCTCAGTACCAGCAGCGGTACTGCCGCCGTCAACCAGAAACTCTTGCTTCTAGCTCGTAGCCTCTGTGCGACTCGCAGTGAGACGATTCGGCGTGTGGTGATTCCTGCGATCGTGCCGCAAATTCTCGTGGGTCTTCGGCTGGCGATCGGCACGATTTGGATTGTCCTGGTTCCTGCTGAAATGCTAGGGGTTAGCTCGGGACTGGGCTACTTCATCCTCGATACCCGCGATCGCATTGCCTACAACGAACTCACCGCCGTTCTATTGGCGATCGGCCTGATTGGCTGTGCTTTGGATTGGAGCCTGCAATCCCTGCAGAAACACTGGCAGCTCAATTAAGAGCACCTCATCCAATCATTAGCCAGAGTCTCAATTCTTTTGCTCAGTATTTTGACCGTGCAAACGGATTCGAATGATTGACGATTTCATCTGAGACTTCGCTGGGGGATTCAGACTGTCCTAATTCTGCGGCGATCGCAAGGGATGGCCTAGATTAAGCAGTGGTCAACAGGAGAGCCGCGATCGCTTGGATCTGGATCGGGGTTCTTCCGGCGATCGCTCCGCTTGTGTCGAGACGCCACTATGCCGCAGTCCCATGAATCCGTTGACCTGATTGTCATTGGCAGTGGCTTGGGCGGGCTGTGCTGTGGTGCTTTAGCCGCTCGCTATGGCCTCGACGTGCTGGTTTTGGAAGCTCACGATCGCCCCGGAGGTGCTGCTCATGGCTTTGAGCGGCGTGGTTTTCACTTTGAATCTGGCCCGTCGCTCTGGTCAGGCTTAGGGCGCTGGCCGAGTACCAATCCGCTGGCTCAAGTCTTACGAGCGATCGGAGAAGAAGTGCCGGTCCTGACCTATCGCGAATGGGGCGTGTTGCTGCCCGAAGGCCAGTTACAGATTGGGGTGGGCAACACCGACTTTCTCAAAACAGTCACCGCCCTGCGTGGACCAGCTGCTGCTCAAGAGTGGCAAGACTTCATGACTTGGCTGGCTCCCTATAGTGCTGCTGCTAATGCGCTGCCCTTGTTGGCGTTACGGCCTGGGCTCAGTCTGTTCAACACCTTGGCGGGAAGTGCTGGCAAACTGCTACCGCATCTGGGGCGGATGGCTGCTTTGGGTGGCGCATTTGGCCCGATCGCTCGACGTCATCTCAGCGATCCGTTTCTGCTCAACTGGGTGGAACTGCTCTGCTTTTTGATCAGTGGATTGCCTGCGGATCAAACCAGTGCAGCAGCAATGGCGACCTTGTTTGGAGAATGGTTTGAGCCGGACGCCTGTTTGGAATATCCGGTTGGCGGTAGTGCTGCGATCGCAGAGGCACTGGTTCGAGGACTCCAAAAACAGGGTGGCACCTTGCAAGTCCGCAGCCGAGTCACCGAAATTCTGGTGGAAGGCGATCGCGCCTGTGGCGTTCGCTGTGCCGATGGTCAGATAATTCACGCCCGTCGCGCCGTGGTCAGCAACGCCAGCATTTGGGACACATTGAACCTGCTGCCTAGCGATAGCCTGCCGACTCGCTGGCGAGAACAGCGGCAGCAAACCCCCGCTTGTCATGGCTTTTTACATCTTCACCTTGGGCTGCGCGGCGATGATTTGCAGCACTTACCGCTGCATCACGTTTGGGTGGGTGATTGGCAGCGAGGGATCACTGCAGAACGCAACATGGTGGTGCTCTCAATGCCATCTCTGCTGCAACCTGACCTTGCACCAGCCGGCCATCAGGTCTTGCACGGTTACACCCCAGCCAATGAACCGTGGGAATTGTGGCGAGATTTAGAGCCAGGCAGTGCGGTCTACGAGGCACAAAAACGCGATCGCTGTCAAATCTTCTGGGATGTGCTGGAGCAATTGATCCCCGACGTCCGCGATCGCGCTGTGATTTCCTTGGAGGGTACGCCGCGCACCCAAGCCCACTATCTCAACACCTTTCAGGGCAGCTATGGGCCTGCGATCGGTGCGGATCAGGGACTGTTCCCCGGTTGCCAGACCCCAATTGCCAATCTATTGCTCTGTGGAGCCAGCGTTTTCCCGGGCATTGGGGTTCCACCCGTCGCTACCAGTGGAGCGCTGGCAGCCCATGCCCTCGTTCCCGCCAGCCAACAGAAGAAAATGCTCAAGGAGATCGGCATTCTCTAAAAGAGCCCGCCAGCCTTGGTGTCAAGGTCTGATGAGCCTCAGACTCAGGGGTAATACCGGATTGTTTTACCCGCTGCGATCGCGGCTCCCCAGTGTGCCTCATCCGAAATCTTGTTGCAGGGGGGCTGAGGGAGTCGAGTCCCCCTGAGTGCGTGCGGTGGGGGTGCACAATCCCCCCACGAACCGACGGCTATCATCTCCAAACCAACCCGCTTCAGAATGAATCGTCCTCGCTGATCGCTCGTCAATTACAAAGTCTGGGGAGGTTGTCCCGATCGCCGACGCGTCCAGAGTGGACGGACAAAGGACAGCAGGAGACAGGCAACCCCAAGATTGATCAAGACATCGGCAATATTGAAAACGGGAAAACGAATCAGCCGAAAGTCGAGAAAATCAATGACGGCGCCATCGTAGAAGCGATCAAGGCCATTGCCAAAAGCACCCGCAAAAATCAGGCCGTAGCCCCACTGCTCACTACGCGTCATCCGTGGGCCAAACCAAGCCCACACCGCCAGCCCCAAACAGACCAGAAAGGAAAGCCAGCGCAGCCAGCCACTTCCGCCACTGAACAGACTGAAGGCAGCACCTGAGTTGCGCACGTAGGTGAAATGGAAGACCTGGGGCCAGATCGGCCAGCTTTGATAGAGCTGAAATTCAGTGACTACCCAAAGCTTACTGAGGCGATCGCAGATCAAGCCGCCCAGGGCTGGGATCCAAAAGGCGGGATAGCGAAAGCGCATCATTCGGGTGCAGTGTGCAGATCAACTTTTCTAGTAGAGCAGAAGCCGCCGCAACAGGAAGGCGATCAAGGTGACACAGCAGACGAGCGCTAGTTGCCCCGAGAGCGGTCCGATATTGTATTGCCAGAGCAGGCTGGGTAAGGCTGCTGCCCCGCCATGTAAACCACCTCCTAGAGTCAGCAGGGCCAGATAGATCGCCCCAAAAAACTGGACGGTTGCCAGTCCCAACAGACAACCCAGGCTCAGATGTTCAGGTGTGACTGGCTGACGAAAGGCCCAGCGACCGCAGAGCCAAGCTGCTGGCAAAAAGCCAAGCAGGAAGCCAAAGCCCGGCTCTTGCCAATAGCCTGGGCCTCCGCCTTGGCTAAAGACGGGATAGCGACTGAGCCCTAGAGCCAGATAGGCCACTTGGGCGAGAAAGCTGGCTTCGGCACCGCCCATACAACTGGTGAACAGCATCGCCGCCACTTGGGCTGAACTGGTCAATGAATAGGTGAGCCACCGTAGACTGCCATCTTGCCAGGTTGGCACCACGATCGCCGGTTCAATAAACGTGCCTGCGATCGTCAGCAGCAATCCAATTCCCGCCCAAAGCAATCCCGTTAGCGACAAGTTTTTCCCCTGCGAGGGTCAGCCTCCACCTCGCAGAGCAGCATAACGCGGCGATCGCATCCCGTCTGCGCTGATCCGCCGAATGACCAGTCCATTGCCAGTTCTGCCGTGTACGCTAGCAACGCTGCCACCCGTGGACTGACGGCATGAGTGCTTTGTTGCTGTACCCGGTTCTGCTCGATCTGCTGCGAGGTACGGTCGCTGCCTTGGCGATCGCCCTGGTGGGAGGGGGGCTGATCGGGGCGATCGCGGGAGCCGTCAATCGGCGCTGGCGACGGACCCTGGCTGGCAGCCTGCTGGGTAGTTTTTGGGGTGTCTTGCTGCTGGCCATTCTGCCGATCAGCGTGATTCCGGGACTGATCGGTGGAGGCCCTTATGCGGGAGTCTACGTTCTCGCCTTTGCTGTGATTTTGTTGCCACTTGGCTTGGCCGTGGGCGCAACGCTTGGCATTCTGATTTTTCTACGCTGTAGCCCACCCCAAATTCGACGTTGGCTGGCTTGGGTTGTGATCGTTGGCTATGGGGTGATGACGATCGCCCTGACTCTCAGTTGGGCGCGTTACTGCAGTCGTAACTACTGTGAGTTTCTGGAGTCCCCGAATGTTGGCCAGACGCCCATGATCGTCTCTTTGGCTAGCGCGATCGCGCCTCCCGCTCACTTCCACCCATGATGCCGCTGTTGAAAGCTCGACGCGGCCGCCACAAAGTCTTTATTGGCATGGCTCCCGGCGTTGGCAAAACCTATCGCATGCTGCAGGAAGGGCATCAACTGCGCAGCGAGGGGTTGGATGTCGTGATTGGGTTGCTGGAAACCCACGGACGGCTTGAAACCCGACAGCAAGCCCAAGGATTGGAGACGATTCCTGCGCGCCAGCTGACCTATAACGGCGTGGTCCTCAGTGAAGTTGATATCGAGGCGATCTTGCAGCGTCAGCCGCAACTGGTCCTGATCGATGAACTGGCTCACACCAACGCTCCGGGGTCGGTCAATGAAAAGCGCTATCAGGATGTGGAACTACTGCTGAGGGCAGGCTTGGATGTCTATTCCACCGTCAACATTCAGCACCTCGAAAGCCTGAATGATCTCGTGGCTCGCATTACCGGCGTGATTGTGCGCGAGCGCATTCCCGATCGCCTCTTGGAGGAAGCCGATGAGGTCGTCGTGGTTGATGTGACGCCCGAAACCCTAGAGGAGCGTTTGCGCGAAGGCCGGATCTATGCCCTCGAGAAGGTTCCCCAAGCCCTGACCAATTTCTTCCAACGGCACCATCTGGTGGCCCTGAGAGAACTGGCCCTGCGCGCTGTGGCCGACAGCATCGAAGAGCAAGCTGCGGGCGATCGCCAAGGAGCCGGAACCGTCAGCGTCCGCGAGCGAGTCTTGGTCTGTCTGTCCACTCATCCCCAGTCGATTCGGTTGTTGCGGCGGGCAGCCCGCCTGACGAGTGCCATGGATGCGCGCCTGTATGTGCTGTTTGTGGCGGATCCGCAGCGGTTTTTGACCAAAGCCGAAGTGCTGCAACTCGAGACTTGCGATCGGCTCTGCGAGATGTTTGAGGGCACCTTTCTCCGCGTTGAAAGCACCGATGTCGTTGCGGCGATCGCCAAGGCAGCCACCGAGCAACGCATCACCCAAGTCGTCATTGGCGAAAGCCCCAGTCGCAAGTGGCTGTGGTGGCTGCGACGTCCCCTGACCGATCGCCTGCTCCAACGGTTACGAGGCCAGGGAGTTGACTTGCATATCATCAGCTTCCCCGGTGAGCACCCCACTGCAGAACTTGATGGCTAGACCAGAATCCGCCAGCATCAAGAGTGGATGGATTCTGCGGAAAGACGATGGCAAAAACCGCTTCGACCATGTTGGCTCTGGGGACTGTTGCACCTGATTTTGCCCTGCCGGATGTTGTCTCTGGTCGCACGGTTCAACTGGCGGACTTTCGCGATCGCCCTGGCCTGCTGGTGATGTTCATCTGTCAGCACTGCCCATTCGTCAAGCACATCGAAGTGGAGCTGGCCGCGATCGGTCATGACTATCCCGACTTGGGCATCGTGGCGATCAGCCCCAACAGCCTCCAGACTCATCCCCAGGATGGTCCTGAACAGCTGAAGGCGCAGGCTGAGCGTTTGGGCTTTGCCTTCCCCTATTGCCTCGATGAAAGTCAAGCTGTCGCCAAGGCTTACACGGCAGCCTGCACACCAGACTTTTTCCTGTTCGATCGCGATCGCCGCTTGGTCTACCGCGGTCAACTGGATGACAGTCGCCCCAGCAACGATCGCCCGGTGACGGGAGCAGATCTACGGGCTGCCATTACCGCTGTGCTTGCAGGAGAGGCACCTAGTGCCGACCAAAAACCCAGCATTGGCTGCAACATCAAGTGGCACCCAGGCCAAGAACCGGACTATTACGGCGCGCAATTGGTTTGAGCGATCTCGACCTCAGCTCCCTGCTGATCAAGCGGGAGCAAGCGGCTGATCGATGCGCTGAAGCAAACAGATGGTCGAGGCTCAGCGATGCCCACAAGGCAGTCTGGGTCATCCAATAACACCCAGACTGCTAAAAAGCCTTGAGCGTGTGGGTCGCTGCCACTAAATCCGGTACGGCAGCAGCGGGCCAGCAGGCTTCGACGCGGCGATCGCTGGCGAGGATCAAACGCAGGTCATAGGCATCAGGAAAACCCTCAGCCTCGAGCCAGAGCAGAGCTGACTCCGCTTCGATCTGCAGGCGTTCCTCGGGCATCAATTCACTGGCGATCGCCGCGATCGTTTCCGCAAGTTGCTGAACCAGCCGACAGAAGTCGGCCATCTCGTCCGCAGTCAGCTCGACTGCCCAATCCGTGGTACCCACTAAGCCGGGATAGCGTTCTGCTGCCTCATCCCAGCCCAGCCGCCAACCTGACCCTTCGCGCAGAATTCGCCCCATCTTCCCTAGCGCAACAGATCAGCCGATCCCCGACCGGGCAAAGCAGGCAGTGGCGGCACGGCTGGTGTTGGCACTGGTGGGGTCGGCCGCACTTCGGGCGGTGCAAGTGTCTCTTCTGGCGGCACCGCTGCTGTTTGTGGACGCGGCACTACGGCCAAAATCGCATCGATCAGGCGATCGCGTTCAGCGCGAGTGAGTTTCGCGATCGCTTGCAAATCACTTTGAAGCGGATTAGGGGAAAGCGTTTCGAAGCCGGGATAGTCCTCGGGGCGCAGGACCCCATTCACACCCAGCAGATCCGCCATCGTGATCTTCCAATCCAAGCGCGAGGCCAAACGACGGTTACGGTTCTGCTGATGGAAGCGAATTAGACGCGACACCAGCGTATCGGTCGGACGCAGCTCGCCACTGCGCACGCCACGGTAGGTATTGGCACGCTCGAGATTAGGCAGCTTTTCATAAACGAGCTGCCCAATCTCTTCAGGTCTGGGAGGCCGCTGCGCCTCAGCTACGGATGCGTAGCAGAGCAGGAGAGCCAGCACACCGCTCCACAGTCTTAGGGTGCGTTGCCGCTTCACCCGCCAATGATCTCCGGCTGGTTCAACTCGTCTGACATTTCCAAAATGGCGCGCAGCACAGGCTTAATGCCAGTTTCCTCGCTCAGATTTTCCATCTCCTCGTAGCGCGCTTGCTTGGCACGACGCGCGATCTGCAGGGTGACGTGGTAGCGATTGGGGGAAGCTACAATCAGGCTCTCAGCTTTGAAGAGCAGATCTTGAGAATCCAGATCGAAGCGCTGGAGCATGATGATTCAGCAAAGGCGACAAGACTTTCAGTTTAATACGGGCGGCTAGTGCTGGTGGCTGCGTGGGGACAATTGGCAAGCTGCTGAGCAGCTAGCTGAGGCGATCGCCAGATACGCTACAAGGGCGAAGCGCTGGAGGCAGAGGGTCGATGCTGCGCAATACGCGGCTCTTGGTCTTGGGAGTCTTAGTCTTGGTTGCGCTGGGGCTGGTGATCTGGGTGATCGATGCCCTGCAGCGCCTCTACTGGCAGTTGTCCTACAGCTCGCCCCTGCTGGCAGGATTTCTGATCTTTGTCTTAGTGCTGATGATCGTGGCGGTCATCGGCAGCCTGATCTATTCCTTTAGTCGCTTTGGCCGTTCGCCTAAGCGATCGCAGCCCATCCAGCTCCCTGAGGTCAAGGCCGAAGCTGCCGAAGAAAACCTCAAGGCGGTACAGCAACAGGTCAACCAAATCGCCGATGAAATTGCCCGGGAGGCACTGCTCGAGCGATCGCGACAGATTGCTACCGAACTGGAACGCGGTGAGCTGCGGGTGGTGATTTTTGGCACAGGCTCAGCGGGCAAAACCTCTCTGATCAATGCGCTGCTCGGTCGCATTGTCGGCAAGGTCGAAGCAACGATGGGTTCTACGGAAGAGGGTGAGACCTATCGTTTGGGGCTGCGTGGGGTAGGGCGTGACATTTTAATCACGGATACGCCGGGAATTTTGGAAGCAGGCGTGGCGGGTCGATTACGGGAAAAGCTGGCGCGCCAGTTAGCAGTCGAAGCAGATCTCCTGCTGTTTGTGGTCGATAACGATTTGCGCCGCTCAGAACTGGAGCCTTGTCTCGATCTGGCTCGGATTGGCAAGCGATCGCTCCTGATCTTCAACAAGGCGGATCTTTACGAAGAGCGCGATCGCGAGGTGATTCTGGCGCGTCTTCGGGAGCGCCTTAAGGGGCTGATTCCACCCGCAGACATTCTGACGGCTAGCGCATGTCCGCAGCCGGTGCGCCTACCGGATGGCAGCTTTTTGCAGCCAGAGCCAGAGGTGACAACGCTGCTCAAGCGAATGGCAGCAGTTCTCCGCAGTGAAGGCGAGGATTTGATTGCTGACAACATCCTGCTGCAGTCGCAGCGCTTGGGTGAAGAGACGCGACAACTACTCGATCAGCAGCGGCAACGGCAAGCTGAGCAAATCGTCGATCGCTTTCAGTGGATTAGCGCTGGCGTAATTGCTGTGACGCCTTTACCTGGCCTAGATCTACTAGGGACCGCCGCAGTCAATGCCCAGATGGTGATCGAAATTGGCCGCCTCTATGACTGTGATCTCGATCGCGATCGCGGGCGAGATTTGGCCTTGTCTCTCGCTCGAACACTGACAAGTTTAGGCCTGATCAAAGGGGCCACTCAGATTGTGGCAGCAGCCTTGCAAACTAACGTGGCGACTGCCATTTTAGGTCGCGCGATTCAGGGCGTGAGTGCCGCTTACCTAACGCGAATTGCAGGCAGAAGCTTCATTGAATATTTCCGCCAAAACCAAAGCTGGGGTGATGGCGGCATCACAGAGGTCGTTCAGCAACAATTCCAGCTCAATCGTCGCGATGAATTTATTCGTAGCTTTATTCAAGATGCTTTGGTTCGGGTTGTAGAACCCCTAACTGCCAAGTTGGAAGGGCGGCTATTACCTCCAGGCGATCGATCGCGCTAACCTTCTCCAGATCAAATCATCTGTTCTAATGATTTAGGAATCACTATTATTTTGGCGCCACTCCATTCGCCTTTTCCAGATTTTCAATGCCTTTTCTAAAAGATTTTCCAAAGATCTCTGATTAAATGGCTGTTTGACTTCTTTATAAGTAACTCGCCGTCTGAGGTCAAGCTGAAATCCAGCATGGCAGGTTCCCCAGTAGCTGGCCGTAATCCAATTAGTCCAGTAGCGAAATCTTCTGACTCGCCCACGGAAGAAGTTTTCATCATTAGGAAACCAGAAGAAAATACAGAACTCACGCGCAGGATCAATGCACAATTCTGCTACATGCTTTTTGCCTTTTCCATAAAAAATACTTTGACCTTGAACAACTTCTTGAATGCGTGGATCGAAGTTGAGGATTTTGATCCGTAATTTCAGGAGGTGATCACGTTGCTTTGGCGTACAACGTTTAAGCCAAGTCAGCATCAGAGGTGGCGGGTCAGGTAAAGCAGCTGGCGTGTTTGGAAGTTGGAAGACTGGGATCTGTTGCTGGCGCTGCTCTTGAGTGTGGAGATTGAGTACTATCAGATAGTGATTTTGAGCCTGTTGCTCGATTTGGTGCTGATACAACTCAAAGGACAGTTGACTGTAGCGAACATCAGTCAAGTTATCGGGATGATAGCTAGGCGCGATCGCAATCAGTCGAATCGGGCGTAGATAGTTAACCTGATCAGCACAAGGCTGCTCTTGAGCGATCGCATCAAAATAACGAGTTAGTTGTGGCACTAAATATCGGTCTTCTACAACTTTTAGTTCAATCACGATCAGCTCGTTTTCGTAACCGATCGCTAAAATATCGCAACACTGATTGTTGATGCGGAACTGACGCTGTAGAGGCTGACAGTCTAAATAGTCAGGTAGAAATTCCCATAAAAAGCGTTCGAGTTCGCTTTCATTGGCAAATTTCCAGCTAAAGCCCGATGAAATTAACTGAATCTCTTGGAGATTTAAACTGGTGTTACGCATCGAAATTTTAGCTGTAATAGATTGAGAGAGACACTGCGACCACTCAGCCTTTTAACCACTGAAATTAGTGCAAGGAATAAGCTGGTAATCGCAGTTGAACTATCTGTATAAACTTGCAACTCAGGACTTCCGTTCGGCTTCTCCAAGCAGAACCAAAATGCTATTGAGAAAGCCTTCGACTTCTGCTTGATAAGCACCTAATGCTCGCGATCGCTCTGCCGTGACCAACTCAGTAAGTAACCGAAGACCTTGACCGCTCTGCCATTTCTTAAGGGCTTCCTCATCCCCAGTTGAGACTGCGTTGATCAGTGCTGCATATTCTTGGGCTGCAACACCAGCACGAATCCAGCTGGGAGTAAAACGACTGAGAGGGGACATTGGGGTTGTTCTCACGCTTTTCTCTAGTGTCCGCGATCGCCTTCAAACTGAAAGTCCTCCCCCGAGCAGTTGAGAGAGGAACTTACATTGATGAAATTGGATGTTTGAGCAGAACCTAGGCGGCTTGCAGGCCACTGTGACGTAGCAATGGTTCCGTAGCCGGTTCGCGGCCCCGGAAGTCGACAAACACCGTCAGCGGATGTTGGCTACCGCCTTGGGCGAGCACCGTATCGCGGAAGCGGCGACCGAGCGTTTGCACCGCCGTTTCATTGCTGAGATCGACTTCTTCAAAGGCAGAGAAGGCATCGGCACTGAGCACTTCCGCCCATTTGTAGCTGTAGTAGCCCGCCGCATAGCCCCCCGCGAAGATGTGCCCGAAGGAGCAGAGGAAA
The sequence above is a segment of the Synechococcus elongatus PCC 11801 genome. Coding sequences within it:
- a CDS encoding biotin transporter BioY, translated to MSLTGLLWAGIGLLLTIAGTFIEPAIVVPTWQDGSLRWLTYSLTSSAQVAAMLFTSCMGGAEASFLAQVAYLALGLSRYPVFSQGGGPGYWQEPGFGFLLGFLPAAWLCGRWAFRQPVTPEHLSLGCLLGLATVQFFGAIYLALLTLGGGLHGGAAALPSLLWQYNIGPLSGQLALVCCVTLIAFLLRRLLLY
- a CDS encoding ABC transporter permease, giving the protein MTISLRSRRPWFSGWQRIIQWIPYPLRGLLLGLLIWSALTSAWINPDPVWQAFAPESAIAALGKLLFNGTLWPHIGASLQRVAVGLLAAITVGVPIGLLFGLVPTIERSATGALQFIRMISPLSWMPIAVMAFGIGDLPVYFLLAIAAVWPILLSTSSGTAAVNQKLLLLARSLCATRSETIRRVVIPAIVPQILVGLRLAIGTIWIVLVPAEMLGVSSGLGYFILDTRDRIAYNELTAVLLAIGLIGCALDWSLQSLQKHWQLN
- a CDS encoding phytoene desaturase family protein, translated to MPQSHESVDLIVIGSGLGGLCCGALAARYGLDVLVLEAHDRPGGAAHGFERRGFHFESGPSLWSGLGRWPSTNPLAQVLRAIGEEVPVLTYREWGVLLPEGQLQIGVGNTDFLKTVTALRGPAAAQEWQDFMTWLAPYSAAANALPLLALRPGLSLFNTLAGSAGKLLPHLGRMAALGGAFGPIARRHLSDPFLLNWVELLCFLISGLPADQTSAAAMATLFGEWFEPDACLEYPVGGSAAIAEALVRGLQKQGGTLQVRSRVTEILVEGDRACGVRCADGQIIHARRAVVSNASIWDTLNLLPSDSLPTRWREQRQQTPACHGFLHLHLGLRGDDLQHLPLHHVWVGDWQRGITAERNMVVLSMPSLLQPDLAPAGHQVLHGYTPANEPWELWRDLEPGSAVYEAQKRDRCQIFWDVLEQLIPDVRDRAVISLEGTPRTQAHYLNTFQGSYGPAIGADQGLFPGCQTPIANLLLCGASVFPGIGVPPVATSGALAAHALVPASQQKKMLKEIGIL
- a CDS encoding DUF1818 family protein, translated to MGRILREGSGWRLGWDEAAERYPGLVGTTDWAVELTADEMADFCRLVQQLAETIAAIASELMPEERLQIEAESALLWLEAEGFPDAYDLRLILASDRRVEACWPAAAVPDLVAATHTLKAF
- a CDS encoding ABC transporter substrate-binding protein; its protein translation is MIHPPFCQCCGLSRRQFLKLSGLFTGSLALAAGCRPGNETSTAPSSPANDQPLKIGYLPITDAAPLLIGHSQKFFEQEGLQVEAPTLFRSWPQIIEAFIARKVNAIHILMPATISLRYGRNFPAKVVAWNHTNGSALTVGPSVNKVEDLAGRTIAVPFWYSVHNVVLQQVLQDTGLKVVRRPREAAIADDEVNLVVLPPPDMISALANDSIGGYIVADPFNAAAEKRKVGKILRFTGDVWKDHACCVIFMHEDDLKERPEWAQRVVNGLVASQAWMRDRRQEVAEILSKDGVGKYTPHPLPILQQALTAYSPEVYGPIGAIRHADWGSDRIDFQPYPFPSYTEKLVTLLQQTQVEGERTFLDQLSPQQVATDLVDDSFVRKAIAAKGGPAQFGLTPDFRRQEVFQVS
- a CDS encoding sensor histidine kinase KdpD yields the protein MMPLLKARRGRHKVFIGMAPGVGKTYRMLQEGHQLRSEGLDVVIGLLETHGRLETRQQAQGLETIPARQLTYNGVVLSEVDIEAILQRQPQLVLIDELAHTNAPGSVNEKRYQDVELLLRAGLDVYSTVNIQHLESLNDLVARITGVIVRERIPDRLLEEADEVVVVDVTPETLEERLREGRIYALEKVPQALTNFFQRHHLVALRELALRAVADSIEEQAAGDRQGAGTVSVRERVLVCLSTHPQSIRLLRRAARLTSAMDARLYVLFVADPQRFLTKAEVLQLETCDRLCEMFEGTFLRVESTDVVAAIAKAATEQRITQVVIGESPSRKWLWWLRRPLTDRLLQRLRGQGVDLHIISFPGEHPTAELDG
- the lspA gene encoding signal peptidase II codes for the protein MMRFRYPAFWIPALGGLICDRLSKLWVVTEFQLYQSWPIWPQVFHFTYVRNSGAAFSLFSGGSGWLRWLSFLVCLGLAVWAWFGPRMTRSEQWGYGLIFAGAFGNGLDRFYDGAVIDFLDFRLIRFPVFNIADVLINLGVACLLLSFVRPLWTRRRSGQPPQTL
- a CDS encoding thioredoxin family protein encodes the protein MAKTASTMLALGTVAPDFALPDVVSGRTVQLADFRDRPGLLVMFICQHCPFVKHIEVELAAIGHDYPDLGIVAISPNSLQTHPQDGPEQLKAQAERLGFAFPYCLDESQAVAKAYTAACTPDFFLFDRDRRLVYRGQLDDSRPSNDRPVTGADLRAAITAVLAGEAPSADQKPSIGCNIKWHPGQEPDYYGAQLV
- a CDS encoding ABC transporter ATP-binding protein: MTTTIADPVVNPRSPTDIILQARSLTKHYRSGNHNVTAFQDLTLSLHPGEIVCLLGPSGCGKSSLLQAIACLQSIDAGEIQFLGQPLRQPHPRIGFVFQEPALLPWQTVWQNVSFGLELKQGPQLSDSQRRSRISEALERVGLAGSERAYPRQLSGGMAQRVALARALARHPHLLLLDEPFAALDAIHRLEMQKLLLEAIAGQTEAVLMVTHDLDEALLLGDRVILMHRNPGRFGQQWIIPQPRPRFHCLTDLSGLRAEILQALSDSLTP